AGGTGTCCCAAGTCGAGAGAAGAGTTTACGTCAAAGGTGTCTTTTTatagtttttttttttcttttttttttttttttaactTTTTTCCTTGTCAGCGTGAAGTTTAACTATCCCTTTATTCCCCCCTTTTTGAAGCGAGCCGTGCAGTACTAATTTAACATCCCGCATCCTGGCCAAAGATTACGTAATTGATATTGCTTAGATAATCTAGGTGATGAGATTACCCAGCTCAAAATAGTgagaaaaacttttttttttcataAGCTACAGAGTAAAGTTTCTAGATTATGAGTGGCATCAAGTTGGACTTATCTTCTTTGGGAGATAAAGTTTCCAGTAAACTCATGGGGTTTAAGCCAACGAAGGAGAAGGAGgtgaagaacaaaaagagTGGTGGCAATACCAAGGGAAGAAGCCAAGATCAAGGGTCGATGTCAGGTAATCCATCTACTCAGAATGATACTAGTGACATTCTCAACACAGGCGATATTCAGAAAGATTTAAGTTCCGTTATGAAAAATATTGGCCTTACTGGCAAGCCATTGAGTACACCTACTAagcagaaaaagaaggcaTCAAAGAAACAGGAGTCAAAGAATAATAAAGAGGTCGCCAAAGAGAAGAGTGTGGAGCCAATCAAAAACACAAAGGTTCCAAAGGAACAAGAAAGATCAAAGGTAACTGTAAAGGAATTGAGCATGAAGAAATCGAACATGGTGACAGATTTTTCGAATGTTATTACTGATAAATTGAGTATACCGGCGCAGAAAGATTGGTACAATGTCCCTATGGATACCGCAGTCACCGCTGACAAATTGTCGGCTGAATCGTTAGCTGCTTTGATGAAACGTGGCCAGGAATTTTTGGATAGagagaatgaaatttaCATGCGTGAGTTCTCCAAAGCCTCGTCTCagaaaaagttcttgaatgacATTTTGACCAGTGGTACACTTAGTGATAAGATTTCAGCTTTAACCTTGCTGATCCAGGAAGCTCCTTTACATAACGTGAAGTCGGTAGATGCTTTGCTGCTCATGTGtgagaagaaatcaagaacaGCTGCCCTTCAAAGTATTGAAGCTGTGACCGATATGCTTGTCAACGGTATTCTTCCAGATAGGAAGTTGCATTATTTTCACAGACAGCCACTGAACATGCAACTGTCCGATGAGCAACTTGCCATTTATGTCTTTGAggatcatttgaaaaagcaaTACTTCCAATTTATTGGCGTCCTGGAGCATCTATTAAGTGATCCTATTTCGCATATCCGAGTTACTGTTCTGAGACACATTTTCAATCTACTAGCATCCAAACCAGAACAAGAAGCTAACCTTTTGAGATTGGGAGTTAACAAACTCGGTGATTCAGATAACAAAATTAACTCCAAGACCAGTTATTTACTTCTAAAGTTAGAAGAACAGCATCCAGCGATGGTAAAAGTCATTCTGGATGCAATTATCGACGTTTGCTTCAAGAGTAAGGAATATCATACCCAGTACTACTCAGTTCTTACTTTGAACCAGACTGTTCTCTCGGTAAGGGAAGTAGAAATAGCCAACCAACTGGTCAAGACCTATTTTAGTCTCTTCGAGAAGACCTTGTTAAGTAACGATAAAACAAACAATTTGCAACtcaaagcaaaagaagTCACTCCAGGTaaacaaaagaagagcATCAAGAGAGGTAAGAAAGGTGGGATTTCTGTGAAGAAAGTTGAATTGACGCAGGATGAACTGATGGATGAAAGAAATTCCAAGTTATTTTCTGCTATTTTGACAGGTTTGAATCGTGCTCTTCCTTATTCAAAACTACCCGACGACATATTCACCAAGCATCTGGATACTCTATTCAGAATAACCCACTCAACGAACTTCAACACATCTGTTCAGGCATTGATCTTGATCCATCGCATTACTGTGGAACAAAATGTCTCTAAAGAAAGTGCTGATCGTTATTACAGAACCCTTTACGAATCACTATTAGATCCTAGATTAATCACATCTTCGAAACAAGGTATCTATCTTAATTTGCTattcaaatcattgaagCATGATAGCAACATCGAGAGAGTGATGGCATTTGTCAAACGTATTATACAAATTTGTCACAACTGGATCAGCATTGGGACTGTAAGTGGAATGTTATACTTACTGATTCAATTAGAGCATAGTATACCCACTTTGAGAAATTTAGTCTTCAATAGTCCCAT
This is a stretch of genomic DNA from Komagataella phaffii GS115 chromosome 3, complete sequence. It encodes these proteins:
- a CDS encoding Constituent of 66S pre-ribosomal particles, required for large (60S) ribosomal subunit biogenesis gives rise to the protein MSGIKLDLSSLGDKVSSKLMGFKPTKEKEVKNKKSGGNTKGRSQDQGSMSGNPSTQNDTSDILNTGDIQKDLSSVMKNIGLTGKPLSTPTKQKKKASKKQESKNNKEVAKEKSVEPIKNTKVPKEQERSKVTVKELSMKKSNMVTDFSNVITDKLSIPAQKDWYNVPMDTAVTADKLSAESLAALMKRGQEFLDRENEIYMREFSKASSQKKFLNDILTSGTLSDKISALTLLIQEAPLHNVKSVDALLLMCEKKSRTAALQSIEAVTDMLVNGILPDRKLHYFHRQPLNMQLSDEQLAIYVFEDHLKKQYFQFIGVLEHLLSDPISHIRVTVLRHIFNLLASKPEQEANLLRLGVNKLGDSDNKINSKTSYLLLKLEEQHPAMVKVILDAIIDVCFKSKEYHTQYYSVLTLNQTVLSVREVEIANQLVKTYFSLFEKTLLSNDKTNNLQLKAKEVTPGKQKKSIKRGKKGGISVKKVELTQDELMDERNSKLFSAILTGLNRALPYSKLPDDIFTKHLDTLFRITHSTNFNTSVQALILIHRITVEQNVSKESADRYYRTLYESLLDPRLITSSKQGIYLNLLFKSLKHDSNIERVMAFVKRIIQICHNWISIGTVSGMLYLLIQLEHSIPTLRNLVFNSPIDYPVKVQEDDQKDSKKEPTTDSEKLPTSYDPRQRDPRFAGAEKSSLWELNTFVDHFHPTVRLYARSLLDGSDEKVTKPDLGLYTLSHFLDKFVYKTAKKNSATPSGSIMQSLNTPSTGHVLVHSANVSSSIDPSNTEEWLSRKVSEINPEDIFFHQYFTIKKKRTGSLVNKKKKKKHTDDSDEEAASDSDSDIDSAVEGEISEGDASDFDEDEVWSALVQSNPEVEALNNDLDNMSDFDPADFDYSDSDEEEKKKDDNVPVQIPSHLAAIAAQEPYPEDSDNDNDNKFSSDEEAKIFGPDSEDELSSEDEKPKKKRARTDTSDDVSKKSKSLKGLPMFASIEDYADLLEDDGEDEE